DNA sequence from the Anaerolineales bacterium genome:
TTCAACTTCTGAGATGAGTGGGTGACGGCTACATTTTCCGATGACATCCGTTCGATCCTTTCGCCTTGCGCCGATTTTAGCACAGCCGACCATCCTGGAAAAATTACAGTTGGCTTACGTTGAGCGCAGACGATCCCACATACGGAGATCCAGGCCGAATGACTTCGGTCTGAAATAAGGAGGTAGGTATGCCAGGCAGTAAGAAGGTACGTGTTGCGATCATCGGTATCGGCAACTGTGCCTCGGCTCTCGTGCAAGGGGTTCAGTATTACCGCAAGGCCAAGAAGACCGACCGGGTTCCCGGAATCATGCACGTCGAGCTCGGGGGGTATCACATCAACGACATCGAATTTACGGCCGCGTTCGACGTCGTCAAGAGCAAAGTGGGTTTGGATTTGAGTGAAGCGGTCTTCGCCCACCCGAACAATACGGTTCACTTCTGCGACCTCCCGAACATGGGGGTACCCGTCTCACGAGGCATGACCCACGATGGGATCGGGAAATATCTCTCTCAGGTCGTCGAGAAGGCGCCCGGCCCCACGGATGACATCGTTGGGATCCTGAAAGATACGAAAACGGACATCGTGGTGAGTTATCTGCCGGTGGGATCCGAAATGGCGACCAAGTGGTACGTCGAACAGATCCTTGAAGCGGGCTGCGCATTCGTCAACTGCGTGCCCGTTTTCATCGCCAGCTCGGACTACTGGGTCGGCCGCTTCGAGGAGAAGGGCCTCCCATTGATCGGCGACGACATCAAGAGTCAGGTCGGAGCGACGATCACCCACCGTGTCTTAACTTCCCTGTTCCTCGATCGTGGCGTGCACATCGACCGCACCTACCAGTTGAACTTCGGGGGGAACATGGACTTCTACAACATGTTGGAGCGCGAGCGCCTGGAGTCGAAGAAGATCTCGAAGACGGGTGCGGTGACCAGTTTGCTGCCCTACAAGATGCCCGATGAAAATATACACGTCGGACCGAGTGATTACGTGCCCTGGTTGACCGATCGCAAATGGTGCCATATCCGCATGGAAGGAACGACGTTCGGGGACCTGCCTTTGAACCTGGAGTTGAAGCTTGAAGTGTGGGACTCCCCCAACTCTGCCGGTGTAGTGATCGACGCCGTGCGTTGTGCGAAACTGGCCCTCGACCGAGGCCTGTCCGGGCCGATACTGGCACCGGCATCCTATTTCATGAAGACGCCGCCGAAGCAGTACACCGACGACGTCGCCCGCCAGATGACGGAGGATTTCATACAGGGAAGGCCCACGGCGGCCGATGCGAGTTAAAAAAGCTGCAGAATGATCCGCTGCCTTCGGAGGCTTTGTCTTCCGATTAGCCAGCATCAGGCGTGAGGTGCGGGGGCTTTCCTTGAATACAGGCAGGTGTGCCATGAAAGCCATGCGTTTAAACCAACCGGCCCCGATCGAGGATCGACCCCTCGAGCTGGTCGAGGTCGAAAAACCGCAGCCAGGGCCAGGCCAACTTCTCGTTCAAGTGCACGCCTGCGGTGTTTGCCGCACCGACCTGCACACCGTGGAAGGGGAAATCACGCCGCCGAAGTACCCCATCATTATCGGGCATCAAATCGTTGGCACTGTAGAAAGCGCTGCGGATGACGTCGAGGGTTGGGAGCCGGGGGATCGTGTGGGCATTCCCTGGCTGCATCGAGCTTGTGGGAAGTGCTTTTATTGTGAATCGGGCTTCGAGAATCTTTGCGAACTCGCCGAGTTCACCGGTTTCGACGTCGATGGCGGCTATGCGGAGTGGACTTTATCGGATGCCAGCTACTCCTTGCCGCTCCCCAAATCGCTGGAAGATCCACTGATCGCACCACTGCTCTGCGCCGGGATCATCGGATATCGTTCCTTGCGCAAGTCGGATTTGAATCCGGGAGAACGGCTGGGGCTGGTTGGTTTCGGTGCCAGCGCACATCTGGCCATTCAAGTCGCAACTCATTGGGGTTGTGATGTGTCCGTCTTCACCCGCAGCGAGGGGCATCGCCGCTTGGCCAGTAAACTGGGCGCCGCCTGGGTCGGTGGTATCGACGACGAAATCTCCGGGAAGTTGGATCGCGCCGTTCTATTCGCGCCTGTCGGCAATCTCGTCCCAGTGATTCTGGAGAAATTGCGCCGCGGGGGAACGCTGGCGATCAACGCCATCTACATGAGTCCCATTCCCAAGATGGATTACGATCTCATTTACGACGAACGCACGTTGCGCAGCGTGGCCAACGCAACCTACCAGGATGGGATCGAATTCATGCAATTGGCCGATGAGATACCGTTCGAGATCTCGATCCAGAAGTATGCCCTTCGGGATGCCAACCAGGCACTCTTGGACTTGAAACATAGCCGGATCGATGGTGCAGGAGTGTTAATCATTTGATCCGTCTGGGGACTTCCGGTTTTTCGTACGACGATTGGATCGGCCCGGTGTATCCCCGGGACATGCCGCGCATCCAGTGGCTGCCTTACTACGCCACGATGTTCAATACCGTCGAACTGAACGTGACTTATTACCGGGTCCCCTCATGGAAAGTGGTGAAAGGTTGGGTTGAACGGACGCCTGCGGAGTTTCTGTTCACTGTCAAAGCGCACCGCAGTTTGACGCACGAACGCGAGGAACCTGATTTCGGCCAATTTCAGGCCGGCATCACGCCGTTGATCGAAGCGGGAAAGCTGGCCTGCATCCTGGTTCAATTCCCTCATTCGTTCCGGCCCAATCCGGAAAACCGGGATTACCTGGGCACCGTCCGGGAAGGTCTGGCTGACCTGTCCCTGGTAATCGAATTCAGGAACAGCGATTGGGTCACGGAAGCCACGTTCGCGTTGTTGGAATCCCTCGACCTTGGGTTTTGCTGTGTAGACGAACCGGACCTGAAAGGATTGATGCCTTCCATCGTGCGTGCCACGGGACCGGTGGCTTACGTGCGCTTTCACGGACGGAATGCTGCACACTGGTGGCAGCACGAGCACGCCTGGGAACGCTACGACTACACGTACGACGAATCCGAGTTGGCTGAATGGATCCCCAAACTGCGTGCCCTGGACTCCGCTGCTCCACTTACCCTGGTGTATGCCAACAATCACTACCGCGGACAAAGCGTGGATACGCTCCGCAAGCTGGAATCGCTCCTGGTTGGATAGCGACGCGGGGTCTTCAGGCGGCCAACTGCCGTCGAAGATTGTGATCGTAAAGGGGCGAATGGTATAATGAAGCCGATATCCTCGGAGAGGGATCTCCAGCACTAATGGATCGATCGACGTGCTTTACGATGGAAGGGTGAACGATGTCTGGACACTCAAAATGGTCGACCATCAAGCGGAAGAAAGCGGCAAACGATGCGAAGCGAGGCGCGGTTTTCACTCGCCTGGCGCGTGAAATCGCGATCGCAGCTCGGGAAGGCGGCGGCGACGCGGAGACGAACTTCGCGCTGCGCTTAGCGGTCGATCACGCCAAAACCGAAAACATGCCCAAGGACAACATCGAACGGGCAATCAAGCGCGGGACGGGGGAGGACAAAGCAGGTGCCGACTTCGAACAGATTCTCTACGAAGGTTATGCTCCCAACGGCATCGCCCTGCTCATCGACGTGGTTACGGACAATCGCAATCGTACGGTGGCGGAAGTTCGCCACGTACTCACCCGGGCGAATGGAAACCTGGCGGACGCCGGCTCGGTTTCCTGGCAGTTCAAGCGCGTCGCCTATTTCGCCTTTCCAGCGGAAGGTTTGGATGTAGACAAGGTTTTCGATGTCGCCGTGGAGGCGGGCGCCGATGATGTCGTCATCGAGGATGATGTCGAAATCTATGCTC
Encoded proteins:
- a CDS encoding inositol-3-phosphate synthase translates to MPGSKKVRVAIIGIGNCASALVQGVQYYRKAKKTDRVPGIMHVELGGYHINDIEFTAAFDVVKSKVGLDLSEAVFAHPNNTVHFCDLPNMGVPVSRGMTHDGIGKYLSQVVEKAPGPTDDIVGILKDTKTDIVVSYLPVGSEMATKWYVEQILEAGCAFVNCVPVFIASSDYWVGRFEEKGLPLIGDDIKSQVGATITHRVLTSLFLDRGVHIDRTYQLNFGGNMDFYNMLERERLESKKISKTGAVTSLLPYKMPDENIHVGPSDYVPWLTDRKWCHIRMEGTTFGDLPLNLELKLEVWDSPNSAGVVIDAVRCAKLALDRGLSGPILAPASYFMKTPPKQYTDDVARQMTEDFIQGRPTAADAS
- a CDS encoding zinc-dependent alcohol dehydrogenase family protein; amino-acid sequence: MKAMRLNQPAPIEDRPLELVEVEKPQPGPGQLLVQVHACGVCRTDLHTVEGEITPPKYPIIIGHQIVGTVESAADDVEGWEPGDRVGIPWLHRACGKCFYCESGFENLCELAEFTGFDVDGGYAEWTLSDASYSLPLPKSLEDPLIAPLLCAGIIGYRSLRKSDLNPGERLGLVGFGASAHLAIQVATHWGCDVSVFTRSEGHRRLASKLGAAWVGGIDDEISGKLDRAVLFAPVGNLVPVILEKLRRGGTLAINAIYMSPIPKMDYDLIYDERTLRSVANATYQDGIEFMQLADEIPFEISIQKYALRDANQALLDLKHSRIDGAGVLII
- a CDS encoding DUF72 domain-containing protein; this translates as MIRLGTSGFSYDDWIGPVYPRDMPRIQWLPYYATMFNTVELNVTYYRVPSWKVVKGWVERTPAEFLFTVKAHRSLTHEREEPDFGQFQAGITPLIEAGKLACILVQFPHSFRPNPENRDYLGTVREGLADLSLVIEFRNSDWVTEATFALLESLDLGFCCVDEPDLKGLMPSIVRATGPVAYVRFHGRNAAHWWQHEHAWERYDYTYDESELAEWIPKLRALDSAAPLTLVYANNHYRGQSVDTLRKLESLLVG
- a CDS encoding YebC/PmpR family DNA-binding transcriptional regulator, whose product is MSGHSKWSTIKRKKAANDAKRGAVFTRLAREIAIAAREGGGDAETNFALRLAVDHAKTENMPKDNIERAIKRGTGEDKAGADFEQILYEGYAPNGIALLIDVVTDNRNRTVAEVRHVLTRANGNLADAGSVSWQFKRVAYFAFPAEGLDVDKVFDVAVEAGADDVVIEDDVEIYAPVEAFKEIDDRLIAAGFTPEEASLRMVPNSVIELPADETLKIMGIIEELEDLDDVRTVYSNLEISEEAVDMLAAA